In the genome of Tripterygium wilfordii isolate XIE 37 chromosome 19, ASM1340144v1, whole genome shotgun sequence, one region contains:
- the LOC119985729 gene encoding uncharacterized protein LOC119985729 codes for MAKTDNNDPEKSEITKMQNHWHDDPSDPLYLHHSDQPGLILVTQSLNQENYPLWSHAMLMALIAKNKDGFIDGTVTKPVTGSTAEVKQWTRCDLLVKGWILNTVTPAIGQSVMYNDSALAVWNELKELLSTTNSVYLFHIEQEIHDCLQGNMTIGEYYTKLKSLWDKRDALCPLPPCSGDIAKTLHQYQQTQRTIKFLMGLNEVYAAARGQILLMDPLPPANKVFSLVNQDEKQRVISSQGLGKAPEAAAFTARERFNHTGKAPLSHLSTIRCHRCHLTGHSTENCRAHLKCDYCGHKGHTIDICRKLKRANSHGDKSNHLNTNSHSRSKAYHVSFQPDNTDSTPPSYNLTADQYHDLLALIDQNKVGNMASQVNAATTMSNVSGPTIGGDDWDGN; via the exons ATGGCAAAGACCGACAACAATGACCCAGAAAAATCTGAGATAACCAAGATGCAAAACCATTGGCACGATGATCCAAGTGATCCTCTCTATCTTCACCACTCGGACCAACCTGGTCTTATCCTGGTGACCCAATCGCTGAATCAAGAGAACTATCCTCTTTGGAGTCATGCCATGCTCATGGCCCTTATTGCCAAGAACAAAGACGGTTTCATCGATGGAACCGTGACCAAACCTGTCACAGGATCCACGGCAGAGGTAAAGCAATGGACTCGTTGTGATcttcttgtcaaaggatggatcctcaaCACAGTAACCCCTGCAATCGGACAAAGCGTCATGTACAATGATAGTGCTCTTGCCGTCTGGAATGAACTAAAGGAACTACTCTCTACCACCAACAGTGTGTACCTTTTTCACATTGAGCAGGAAATCCATGATTGCTTGCAAGGCAACATGACCATTGGTGAATACTACACCAAGCTCAAAAGTCTCTGGGACAAACGAGATGCACTTTGTCCTCTACCACCTTGTAGTGGGGATATTGCCAAGACTCTACATCAATACCAACAGACACAACGTACCATCAAGTTCCTTATGGGACTCAATGAGGTTTATGCAGCAGCACGTGGTCAAATTCTTCTCATGGATCCACTACCTCCTGCTAACAAAGTGTTCTCTCTTGTCAATCAAGACGAAAAACAACGAGTCATCTCCTCACAAGGTCTGGGTAAAGCACCAGAGGCAGCAGCTTTCACCGCTAGAGAAAGGTTCAATCATACAGGGAAAGCTCCTTTGTCCCACCTCTCCACTATCCGTTGCCATCGTTGCCACCTTACTGGTCACTCCACTGAAAACTGTCGGGCACACTTAAAATGTGACTACTGCGGACACAAAGGTCACACAATCGATATTTGCCGCAAGCTTAAGAGGGCCAACTCTCACGGTGATAAGAGTAATCATTTGAACACAAACTCTCATTCTCGTTCAAAGGCTTATCATGTAAGTTTTCAACCAGACAATACTGATAGCACACCACCTTCCTACAACCTCACGGCAGATCAATATCATGATCTCCTTGCTCTTATTGATCAAAACAAAGTAGGAAACATGGCTAGTCAAGTGAATGCGGCAACTACAATGAGCAACGTTTCAG GACCAACGATCGGGGGagatgattgggatgggaaCTGA